The genomic DNA ACCAGACCCAAGACTCAACTGACCAAATCCCTTGGATTGCCGCGGATTTTCAAGCGCGGCTTTGCAATATGGACCGATTTCAGCTCGCCGTCCTTGCGGATTTCGTAATCCACCGGCTTAGGCGAATAGCCCCCGGCGAGCAGCTTTCTAAAGCGATACACCCGCTTGGCGCGCTTGAGCTGCGAGCGCGAAAAAGTGACGCTGTCCATGGCGTTTTCCGAGGATGTTTTGCCCTCGGTGCTGCTCAGGTTTTCGCCATGCCAGGCGAAGATGCCGATCGGCTCGCGGACCACGCCCAGCCGCACGCCCAGCTCCATCTGTCGGCGAAACCAAAGGTGGTCGGCAATCAGACGATAGCTGCTGTCGTAGCCATGGCGCTCCCACAGCGCTTTGCGATAAATGAATGAGCAAGTCTGCACCGGCATGTGCCAGGAGGCATCAATCAACCTGGGCGTGATTACCTGCTTAAAGAGCTGCAAAAACTGCCCCTTGCCGTCGACCATCACCGTGGGCCCGAGCACGGCGTCCAGTCCGTCCGCCTCGATCAAATCCAACGCGGCCAGCACGCCTTTGCGGTTCAGTTGCTCATCGGTGTTCAGGTGGATGATGACCTCGCCCGTCGCGCGGCTCGCGGCCTTGTTGAGCGCGTCATACATACCCTTGTCTGGCTCGGATTTCCAGTTCACGCCGGGCTGCCCAGCCAGGAAGTCCAGCGTGCCATCGTTGCTGCCACCATCGGCGATCACGTGCTCGAAATCACGCCCCGCCAGCGCATGCTGCACCGACGCCACGCAATCCGGCAAGAATCGCATTCCGTTAAAGCTGGGGGTGATGACACTGACCTTCACGCCCCATTTCTTCGCCCATAAATCCGCCACATGCAACTGGAGATTTCGCCATCGTCGATGTGATATATCTCCCCATGGCAAAATCCTGGTTGCGCGCACTGAGCAAGGCGCTGTTTCGAATCGTAATCGTCGTGGGCCTTTTTCTCGCCGCCACCTGGTATGTAATCGCGCAGCCGGTGTGGACACATCAACCCGCTGCCACCCTGACCGCCGACCCCGTCAAGCTACGTCAACACGTC from Cerasicoccus sp. TK19100 includes the following:
- a CDS encoding glycosyltransferase, translated to MADLWAKKWGVKVSVITPSFNGMRFLPDCVASVQHALAGRDFEHVIADGGSNDGTLDFLAGQPGVNWKSEPDKGMYDALNKAASRATGEVIIHLNTDEQLNRKGVLAALDLIEADGLDAVLGPTVMVDGKGQFLQLFKQVITPRLIDASWHMPVQTCSFIYRKALWERHGYDSSYRLIADHLWFRRQMELGVRLGVVREPIGIFAWHGENLSSTEGKTSSENAMDSVTFSRSQLKRAKRVYRFRKLLAGGYSPKPVDYEIRKDGELKSVHIAKPRLKIRGNPRDLVS